A region from the Methanosarcinales archaeon genome encodes:
- a CDS encoding ABC transporter ATP-binding protein has translation MGSIDINSLTKKFDTELALDNVNFSIPIGTACLIAGPNGSGKTTLLNILVGLTKITAGSLTKPKGLSIGCAFQDPRVYENLTVYQNLKLFSGLKKVKDKLWADYLVDFLKLTQWKDFYASDLSTGNAKKMDIILSVLDKPDILVLDEPLSTLDMESRKSVLTLLKDLKQGGTTIIIASHHIDDFSSLIDNFVILNKGKIVYNSALPEIDNNRLVIELKYDNDAQNRKIIIEDKSYLLDELQKIDIEQCSEIVIKKYGYDQLYLNIIQN, from the coding sequence TTGGGAAGTATAGATATCAATAGCCTTACTAAGAAATTTGATACAGAGCTGGCCCTGGACAATGTCAACTTCAGCATTCCAATTGGCACCGCATGTTTAATAGCAGGTCCCAACGGCTCGGGAAAAACCACTCTATTAAATATCCTGGTAGGGCTCACCAAGATAACAGCAGGGTCCTTAACAAAACCAAAAGGTCTTTCCATAGGATGTGCGTTCCAGGACCCCAGGGTTTATGAAAATTTAACAGTATACCAGAATTTGAAACTTTTTTCCGGATTAAAAAAAGTGAAAGACAAGCTGTGGGCAGACTACCTGGTTGATTTTTTAAAACTTACCCAGTGGAAGGATTTCTATGCAAGTGATCTGTCAACAGGAAATGCAAAAAAAATGGACATAATCCTTTCTGTGTTAGATAAACCTGACATCCTCGTTCTTGATGAACCGCTTTCCACATTGGATATGGAATCTCGAAAATCCGTACTCACGTTACTTAAGGATCTAAAGCAGGGAGGGACAACCATTATTATAGCTTCTCATCACATTGATGATTTCAGTTCCCTGATCGACAACTTTGTTATATTAAATAAGGGTAAGATCGTGTATAACAGCGCGCTGCCGGAAATTGATAACAACAGGCTGGTTATTGAATTAAAATATGACAATGATGCACAGAACCGGAAAATAATCATAGAAGACAAATCATATCTTTTGGATGAACTGCAAAAAATTGATATCGAGCAGTGTTCTGAAATTGTTATAAAAAAATATGGTTATGACCAATTATACCTGAACATTATCCAAAATTAA
- a CDS encoding ABC transporter permease — protein MLKKEVLLTKRNISIILLIVMLPLVFGQIAGSFRTSLPKDTPILIVAKNDEVTQDDMDYVEGWTTLFSEPVIGVNEADGIYKLQREEAYLLFVVPPNVTQTMAGEGEFEIYVDNSFVPVEKVSEYVVHNVEIYFTTTSFKGSDIVLKRINDRKSMPEYMLPGFIMLMTCLMALTILPYSMGNERNVIRRLKIERTFGSMVAAKMLFFVLLVIVQLLLLRWSESIIQLETGFIDLDTFIIVLLTMIYLSAISLSITFLTKFSTTGNLINTLILFLILLFSGTFYPVGFFPIYLQKMALMLPSYYSMVMLRGAMLKNVDMSIYNDWMTGIVLLTIITLIILVFSVKKFRDV, from the coding sequence ATGTTAAAAAAAGAGGTCCTCTTAACCAAACGTAATATTTCCATTATTTTATTGATCGTTATGCTACCCCTGGTTTTTGGCCAGATAGCCGGGTCCTTCAGGACGTCATTACCAAAAGACACTCCGATATTGATAGTGGCAAAAAACGATGAGGTTACGCAGGATGATATGGATTATGTGGAAGGTTGGACAACTCTCTTTTCAGAACCTGTTATAGGAGTAAATGAAGCAGATGGAATTTACAAATTACAGCGTGAGGAGGCTTATCTCTTATTTGTAGTCCCTCCCAATGTAACACAGACCATGGCTGGTGAGGGTGAATTTGAGATCTATGTTGACAACTCCTTTGTTCCTGTAGAAAAAGTATCAGAATATGTTGTCCATAATGTTGAGATATATTTTACCACAACCTCCTTCAAAGGATCTGATATTGTATTAAAAAGGATAAATGATCGCAAGTCTATGCCTGAATATATGCTGCCTGGCTTTATTATGCTGATGACCTGCTTAATGGCACTGACTATCCTTCCCTACAGCATGGGTAATGAGCGCAATGTGATCAGGCGTCTGAAAATTGAACGCACCTTTGGCAGTATGGTTGCAGCAAAAATGTTATTTTTTGTATTGCTGGTGATCGTCCAATTATTATTACTCAGATGGTCAGAAAGTATAATCCAGCTCGAAACCGGTTTTATTGACCTTGATACATTTATTATTGTACTTCTGACAATGATCTATCTTTCTGCAATAAGTTTGTCAATAACATTTTTAACAAAGTTTTCAACAACAGGGAATTTAATAAACACGTTAATACTTTTTTTAATACTGCTGTTCAGCGGCACCTTTTATCCGGTCGGATTTTTCCCGATCTACCTGCAAAAAATGGCTCTTATGCTGCCTTCATACTATTCTATGGTCATGTTAAGAGGAGCAATGCTTAAAAATGTGGATATGTCCATCTATAATGACTGGATGACAGGAATTGTCCTATTAACTATTATTACATTAATTATTCTGGTATTTTCAGTGAAAAAATTCAGGGATGTTTGA
- the larE gene encoding ATP-dependent sacrificial sulfur transferase LarE translates to MSEISNSSQYIRDDQSIQDRINQVIGYFAEYNSVLLAFSGGVDSSTLAALACQALGDKAIAVTADSQTLPRAELELSKQTASSIGIRHIITPYNELEEPGFADNPMDRCYLCKSGMFRDLNRLAQELGCEIVADGTNASEITGHRPGHRAALECDVKTPFADLGITKQEIRKMAKFLGLSIWNKPQQACLSSRFPYGHTITEEGLLRVEAAEEFLQGLGIIQLRVRDYGNTARIEVATADLSNILKNRDVIVKKLKDLGYIYVTLDLEGFRSGSMNEAFL, encoded by the coding sequence ATGAGTGAAATATCCAATTCATCTCAATATATTAGAGATGACCAGTCTATTCAGGATCGAATAAATCAAGTTATAGGGTATTTTGCAGAATATAATAGTGTGCTGTTAGCTTTTAGCGGTGGGGTAGACAGTAGCACTTTGGCGGCACTGGCCTGTCAAGCATTGGGGGATAAGGCAATAGCAGTCACGGCAGATAGCCAGACCTTACCCCGGGCCGAACTTGAGTTATCCAAACAGACAGCCTCCTCCATTGGAATCAGGCATATTATTACCCCATATAATGAATTGGAGGAGCCGGGTTTTGCAGACAATCCTATGGACAGGTGCTATCTTTGCAAAAGCGGCATGTTCCGTGATTTGAATAGGCTGGCTCAGGAATTAGGTTGTGAGATAGTGGCTGATGGGACAAATGCATCCGAGATTACCGGGCATAGACCAGGACACAGAGCAGCTTTGGAATGTGATGTAAAGACTCCATTTGCCGATCTGGGTATAACAAAACAAGAGATACGCAAGATGGCCAAATTTCTTGGATTATCAATCTGGAATAAACCCCAGCAGGCCTGTCTGTCCAGCAGGTTCCCTTACGGCCATACTATCACTGAGGAAGGACTATTAAGAGTGGAAGCAGCTGAAGAATTTCTGCAGGGTCTTGGAATAATCCAATTAAGGGTGCGTGATTATGGGAATACGGCCCGAATTGAAGTTGCAACAGCCGATCTCTCAAATATATTAAAAAACAGGGACGTTATTGTTAAAAAATTGAAAGATCTCGGTTATATCTATGTTACTCTGGATCTCGAAGGGTTCAGAAGTGGTAGTATGAACGAAGCATTTCTTTGA
- a CDS encoding ribose 1,5-bisphosphate isomerase → MKTVLDIAEKIQTMEIRGAATIARSAAEALKNYALELDSLSKPEFDTQLSKAAKILIDTRPTAVSLPNAVRIVISYKGDSVDEARSDLVRLADNFITTSKEAVHRIGLIGSHRIKDGDTIMTHCNSQAAISVINEAHLAGKDINVIATESRPRLQGHLTIAQLNKLGIKTSLIVDSAVRFFMKDVDLVVVGADAVTANGSLINKIGTSQLALAAHESRTNLIVAAETHKFSPRTLMGEMVEIEERDISEVIKSDIISSLENVEVKNPAFDITPASYIDLICTEVGAIPPEMSYIIIRDILGWDIQEMIGAIYQ, encoded by the coding sequence ATGAAGACGGTATTAGACATTGCAGAAAAAATTCAAACTATGGAGATACGGGGGGCGGCTACAATTGCGCGTTCGGCTGCTGAGGCTTTAAAGAATTACGCGCTCGAACTGGACTCATTATCTAAACCAGAATTTGACACTCAACTATCTAAAGCAGCTAAAATCCTGATTGACACAAGGCCTACAGCCGTATCACTGCCTAATGCTGTAAGGATTGTTATTTCTTATAAGGGAGATTCAGTTGATGAAGCACGATCTGATCTGGTACGACTTGCTGATAATTTTATTACCACGTCAAAGGAAGCGGTCCACAGAATAGGATTGATAGGCAGCCATCGTATTAAGGATGGGGACACAATTATGACCCACTGTAATAGCCAGGCAGCAATTTCCGTAATTAATGAAGCGCACCTTGCCGGAAAAGATATCAATGTCATTGCCACTGAAAGCAGACCAAGGCTTCAAGGTCATCTGACCATTGCCCAACTGAACAAATTGGGTATTAAGACCAGTCTGATAGTGGATTCAGCTGTCAGGTTCTTTATGAAAGATGTGGACCTCGTGGTGGTTGGTGCTGATGCAGTGACTGCAAATGGCAGCCTGATCAATAAGATAGGTACATCCCAACTGGCTCTGGCAGCCCATGAGAGCAGGACCAACCTGATAGTGGCAGCAGAGACACACAAGTTCTCTCCCCGCACCTTGATGGGTGAAATGGTTGAGATAGAAGAACGGGACATCAGCGAGGTCATCAAGTCTGATATCATATCATCCCTGGAAAATGTAGAAGTCAAGAATCCTGCATTTGATATCACACCTGCCAGTTATATTGATCTTATATGCACTGAAGTGGGTGCCATCCCTCCTGAAATGAGTTATATTATTATCCGTGATATACTTGGATGGGATATTCAGGAAATGATAGGGGCTATTTATCAATGA
- the cofC gene encoding 2-phospho-L-lactate guanylyltransferase, translating into MRAVIPFKKVNAKTRLSGILSENQRQDLALEMLLDVIFALEASGKFNEIEIINSSISSIMNTEFPAHVNVLISEKGLNEALNEYLDKLASHNMGEVLIIMADMPLVTKKQIQELTRLTADIVIVPGSGGGTNALLIRKPDKFHVDYYGTSFLDHVRIAKEAGLSMDIYDSFMMSTDIDEPKDLVELLIHGKGRAAQYLRSIGIKLDTETARLVFNN; encoded by the coding sequence ATGAGAGCAGTAATACCATTTAAAAAAGTAAATGCAAAGACCAGGCTATCTGGGATCCTATCTGAAAACCAACGGCAGGATTTGGCTCTTGAAATGCTATTGGATGTAATTTTTGCACTTGAAGCTTCTGGAAAATTCAATGAAATTGAGATTATAAATTCATCAATCTCCAGCATTATGAATACAGAATTTCCTGCCCATGTCAATGTACTCATAAGCGAAAAAGGTTTGAATGAAGCTCTGAATGAATATCTGGATAAGTTAGCAAGTCACAATATGGGTGAAGTGCTAATTATTATGGCAGACATGCCTCTAGTCACTAAAAAACAGATACAGGAACTAACCAGGCTTACTGCTGATATTGTGATCGTACCAGGTTCCGGAGGCGGGACCAATGCCCTGTTGATACGAAAGCCTGATAAATTTCATGTTGATTATTACGGTACAAGTTTTCTGGACCACGTAAGGATCGCCAAGGAAGCAGGACTGAGCATGGATATATATGATTCATTCATGATGAGTACTGATATTGACGAGCCAAAAGACCTCGTAGAACTATTAATTCACGGCAAAGGCAGAGCAGCACAATATCTCAGATCTATTGGAATTAAATTGGATACTGAAACGGCTCGCCTGGTCTTTAATAATTAA
- a CDS encoding ADP-ribosylglycohydrolase family protein: MFKKKYQGCLLGSAIGDALGMQSEGMNPTEIMQKFKIVFDYGPGRPGSFNEKLRPGQYTDDTEQTIMIAQTIIESGKFDPVLFSKKLADHYKILKSNPELNRGWGSNSLTACKRLLEGIPWTESGVEAPTCGSAMRVSPIGLLFHNDLIKLEETARISSLPTHKSNESIGGAVAVAAAVSLAVSNADIDTIIRTMDNLAGKYDPIFADKIGLVENVRYMAQINAFSILKTSIMTRDVVPSALYCFASNVLDFPKTIITAINAGGDTDSIAAIAGAISGAYLGIDAIPKKWLEGLENREEIENIALQLWEIGKHNMKDNN, from the coding sequence ATGTTTAAGAAAAAATATCAGGGATGTTTATTAGGCAGTGCAATTGGCGATGCGTTGGGGATGCAAAGCGAGGGCATGAATCCTACTGAAATTATGCAAAAATTCAAAATAGTATTCGATTACGGACCCGGAAGACCAGGCAGTTTTAATGAAAAACTGAGACCTGGGCAATATACTGATGATACAGAGCAGACCATAATGATTGCACAGACCATCATAGAATCAGGTAAATTCGATCCGGTATTATTCTCAAAAAAGCTTGCCGATCATTATAAGATACTGAAATCAAATCCTGAATTGAATCGGGGGTGGGGAAGTAACAGTCTTACAGCCTGTAAAAGATTACTTGAAGGTATTCCTTGGACAGAATCCGGTGTAGAAGCTCCGACATGCGGTTCTGCTATGAGGGTTTCTCCAATTGGTTTATTATTTCATAATGATTTGATCAAGCTTGAAGAGACAGCAAGGATCTCTAGTTTGCCTACCCATAAAAGCAATGAATCCATAGGTGGAGCAGTGGCTGTGGCAGCAGCAGTTTCTCTTGCCGTAAGCAATGCCGATATTGATACAATTATCAGAACAATGGATAATCTGGCTGGTAAGTATGATCCTATTTTTGCAGACAAAATAGGTTTAGTAGAAAATGTGAGATATATGGCTCAAATAAATGCCTTCTCCATTCTCAAAACATCAATTATGACCAGGGACGTGGTACCATCCGCATTATATTGCTTTGCCAGCAATGTCCTGGATTTTCCAAAGACAATTATCACAGCTATAAATGCCGGTGGGGATACAGATTCTATCGCAGCAATTGCAGGTGCAATAAGTGGTGCATACCTTGGAATTGATGCTATCCCGAAAAAATGGCTTGAAGGACTTGAAAACCGGGAAGAAATCGAGAATATTGCCTTGCAACTGTGGGAAATAGGTAAACATAATATGAAGGACAATAATTAG
- a CDS encoding DUF2551 domain-containing protein: MGSLRHKIAKRLEKYLELDTNGIRNHILKIFLDIKNATVEVVYIIISKKYDVSHNVVASMVGYIHSKLGILRAHKESYKTPILYSLKEEYIELVRSIVNRLSVKPIST, from the coding sequence ATGGGATCGTTAAGACATAAAATCGCGAAAAGATTAGAAAAATATCTGGAACTTGATACTAATGGAATAAGAAACCATATATTAAAAATATTTCTGGATATTAAGAATGCTACAGTAGAAGTGGTTTACATTATCATATCTAAAAAATATGATGTTTCGCATAATGTTGTAGCTTCAATGGTAGGGTATATTCACTCAAAATTGGGGATACTGAGAGCACATAAAGAATCCTACAAAACACCAATTTTATATTCCCTAAAAGAAGAATATATAGAATTAGTTAGATCAATAGTAAATAGACTATCAGTTAAACCGATCTCGACTTAA
- a CDS encoding TIGR00295 family protein — MHIKTDSRVKGNLIPNKDGALEILQRVGCSERVIQHCLIVSEYATEIAKQINKNGLKVDIQLVKIGGLLHDIGRSRTHDIKHGIEGACLAREYGLSERLIGIIINHIGAGITDEEAGKMGLPPGNYMPVTLEEKIVAHADNLVNDNEIFPISKIVVILKKKGRSETIIKRIVDLNSQIVGLIH, encoded by the coding sequence ATGCATATCAAAACGGATTCAAGAGTTAAAGGCAACCTGATCCCGAATAAAGACGGTGCTCTTGAAATTCTGCAAAGGGTGGGATGCAGTGAAAGAGTTATTCAGCATTGTTTGATAGTATCGGAATATGCCACTGAAATTGCTAAACAAATTAATAAAAACGGGCTCAAAGTGGATATTCAATTGGTCAAAATTGGTGGCCTGCTTCATGATATCGGGCGTTCCAGGACACATGACATTAAACATGGTATTGAAGGTGCCTGCCTGGCCAGGGAATACGGACTTTCCGAAAGATTGATAGGCATTATTATTAACCATATCGGAGCAGGGATAACAGATGAAGAAGCGGGAAAAATGGGACTCCCACCAGGAAATTACATGCCTGTGACTCTGGAAGAAAAAATAGTAGCCCACGCCGATAATTTGGTGAATGATAATGAGATATTTCCAATATCCAAAATTGTAGTAATACTCAAAAAAAAAGGAAGAAGCGAGACAATTATTAAAAGAATCGTTGATCTGAATAGCCAGATTGTTGGCCTCATTCATTAA
- a CDS encoding transcription factor gives MVDLDNPVIQGLLLNLVGEEGMAVILNMPEEEVTDEEVANLTNVPLNIVRRTLYILFENRLATYRRERNKDSGWLTYLWHLDLSGINDLLISEIKKLIRNLQTKFDFEDKNMFYVCKDNCGRYVFDAVAEIDFLCPNCGEDVVFEDNELVKECISKRIQELKAT, from the coding sequence TTGGTAGACTTAGATAACCCGGTGATTCAAGGGCTATTATTGAATCTCGTGGGAGAAGAAGGGATGGCTGTTATCCTCAACATGCCTGAAGAGGAGGTCACTGATGAAGAAGTGGCAAATTTAACAAATGTGCCTTTAAATATTGTGAGACGTACATTATACATACTTTTTGAAAATAGGCTTGCTACTTATCGACGCGAAAGAAACAAAGATAGTGGTTGGTTGACCTATTTATGGCATCTTGATCTAAGTGGAATAAATGATCTGCTAATTTCTGAAATTAAAAAACTTATTCGTAATCTTCAGACCAAATTTGATTTTGAAGATAAAAATATGTTTTATGTATGCAAGGACAATTGCGGTCGGTATGTATTTGATGCGGTAGCTGAGATTGATTTCTTATGTCCTAATTGCGGAGAGGACGTGGTTTTTGAAGATAATGAGTTAGTGAAAGAATGCATATCAAAACGGATTCAAGAGTTAAAGGCAACCTGA
- a CDS encoding ATP-grasp domain-containing protein, protein MNILVIGFNTRHIVCSARRAGYTVYSISNFADQDLEGCSEKSITHDIKDVQNIDLNELIPSIKAFLPVDLLVLGPGFEHLGQWAYEIIGSNTPILNNQQDIVIKVSDKIWLSNTLKAKNIPHPVTFSLDSLSTPDDWTKGFPAMLKPRYGAGGIDNILIENPDDLRTALEQIGNNKDQFLIQEFIRGAVVSVSVISTGKKAVAIAVNEQLSGIPELTQMPFAYCGNITPYFSKHNKKLYDIAVNLAIDLKLVGTNGIDFIITDNGPMVLEVNPRFQGSIDTIEKATGINIFKAHSDAFEGKLPVFSDYQCHCVKAIFFAPDKFYMTQKTNTYLLECLDQDTVADVPAEGVMFEKDDPVVSFIVTGTDRIEAIKKVKYLVNGLLEKLNNTKD, encoded by the coding sequence ATGAATATCCTGGTAATTGGATTTAATACACGTCATATAGTCTGTTCTGCAAGACGCGCTGGTTATACTGTATATTCTATAAGCAATTTTGCAGATCAGGATCTGGAAGGTTGCTCGGAAAAGTCCATTACTCATGATATCAAAGATGTTCAAAATATTGATCTGAACGAATTAATACCTTCCATTAAAGCTTTTCTACCTGTCGATTTATTAGTCTTGGGACCAGGATTTGAACACCTTGGACAATGGGCATATGAAATAATTGGCAGTAACACCCCAATTCTGAATAATCAACAAGACATTGTTATAAAAGTATCTGATAAGATCTGGCTGTCAAACACATTAAAGGCTAAAAACATTCCACATCCAGTAACGTTTTCATTAGATTCATTATCCACACCAGACGACTGGACTAAGGGATTCCCTGCCATGTTAAAACCCAGATATGGTGCAGGTGGAATAGATAATATTTTAATAGAAAATCCGGATGATCTTAGAACAGCTTTGGAGCAGATTGGTAATAATAAGGACCAATTTTTAATCCAGGAATTTATCAGAGGCGCAGTTGTAAGCGTATCAGTAATTTCAACAGGAAAAAAAGCAGTTGCCATTGCTGTTAATGAACAATTATCAGGTATTCCGGAACTGACTCAAATGCCCTTTGCCTACTGCGGCAATATTACACCATATTTTTCAAAACATAATAAAAAGCTGTACGATATTGCAGTCAATCTTGCAATCGATTTAAAATTGGTTGGTACTAATGGAATAGATTTCATAATTACTGATAATGGACCCATGGTCCTGGAGGTAAACCCAAGATTTCAGGGAAGCATTGATACTATAGAAAAAGCCACTGGTATCAATATCTTTAAGGCACATAGTGATGCTTTTGAAGGAAAACTGCCTGTGTTCAGTGATTATCAATGTCACTGCGTTAAGGCAATATTCTTTGCACCTGATAAATTTTACATGACCCAAAAAACAAATACGTATTTATTGGAGTGCCTTGATCAAGATACTGTCGCCGATGTCCCCGCAGAAGGTGTAATGTTTGAAAAAGATGATCCTGTAGTATCTTTCATAGTAACAGGAACCGATCGAATAGAGGCTATCAAAAAGGTAAAGTATCTTGTTAATGGTCTATTGGAAAAGCTGAACAACACAAAAGATTAA
- a CDS encoding cation:proton antiporter — protein sequence MSWSILAILAVVLLIGIGSQILGKLIKIPSIVFLLLFGILLGPEFLNIIDSSNLEQELEAIVALSVAIIVFDGGLQINVRHIRTLQKSILYLITIGVLITFTGASLAAYYLLNVDPGIALLYGSIVSATGPTVITPLVKQIHVKQKISKILEVEGVLNDPISVILAALVFEWVLLDIPGTNALGQMATRVGMGLVIGFIGGIILTYVLQNISMVTAQYARIFTLTMVILTFTGAELFGNGSGILAVAILAFIIGTTEVNHIESIKEFKGDLVVILLSIIFILLASLIRFEFIWKIGIPGLIIIALLLFVIRPVSVFASTNSSTLSFKDKFFISVISPRGVVPASMVTYFAIRMRGLDSGGQVDVLVGLVFLTVIFSVLLPGIFAGTIAKKLGVIPMEILLIGGGGVGRELAQRFDNRGENVVVVDTDKNNCQMVMNLGIKAVNGDGNDINVLEKAGIRHAKYIIATTDRDNVNLLACQIAKSKFGFSSDMLVARVNDPNNVQLFSEMGIRSMSPVISAAIILENMVGRHDLFTMCEVGTQGDIIEIEVNNPKVIGKAIKEVDLPKDSLIVLVRRGDQSIIAHGNTVIEEGDNVTIIGQAGAASEAASIVQ from the coding sequence ATGTCCTGGTCCATACTGGCAATCCTTGCAGTTGTTCTTCTGATTGGGATTGGCTCTCAGATACTTGGAAAGCTAATTAAAATACCCAGTATTGTCTTTCTGTTACTTTTTGGCATATTATTAGGACCGGAATTCCTCAATATTATAGATTCATCGAATTTAGAACAGGAACTGGAAGCAATAGTTGCATTGTCAGTAGCTATCATTGTCTTTGATGGAGGGCTGCAGATCAATGTGAGGCATATACGAACTCTACAAAAGAGCATTCTCTATCTGATCACTATTGGAGTTTTAATAACCTTCACAGGAGCATCACTTGCTGCCTACTATCTGTTGAATGTTGATCCCGGGATTGCATTATTATATGGTTCCATTGTCTCGGCAACAGGCCCCACTGTCATAACACCTCTGGTCAAACAGATACACGTAAAACAGAAGATCAGCAAGATACTGGAAGTTGAAGGCGTGCTCAATGACCCGATCAGTGTGATACTGGCAGCATTGGTCTTTGAATGGGTATTACTGGACATACCTGGGACAAATGCACTGGGACAGATGGCTACCAGGGTTGGAATGGGCCTGGTAATCGGCTTTATAGGAGGAATCATTCTTACTTACGTCTTGCAGAACATATCAATGGTCACAGCCCAATATGCAAGGATCTTTACATTGACAATGGTCATTCTCACCTTCACCGGAGCCGAACTGTTCGGGAACGGTTCCGGGATACTGGCAGTCGCGATCTTAGCTTTTATAATAGGTACCACTGAAGTAAATCATATAGAATCCATTAAAGAGTTCAAGGGTGACCTGGTAGTAATTTTACTGTCTATTATATTTATTCTTCTGGCTTCGTTGATACGATTTGAATTCATCTGGAAGATAGGAATTCCAGGTTTAATTATTATTGCATTGTTATTATTCGTGATTAGACCAGTATCAGTATTTGCATCAACTAACAGTTCTACGCTTTCTTTTAAGGATAAATTCTTTATTTCTGTTATCTCACCCAGAGGTGTGGTACCTGCATCAATGGTCACATATTTTGCAATACGTATGAGGGGACTTGATTCAGGCGGACAGGTAGATGTATTGGTAGGACTGGTATTTTTGACAGTGATCTTCTCTGTCTTATTGCCAGGAATTTTTGCCGGTACGATTGCAAAGAAATTAGGAGTGATACCTATGGAAATATTATTGATTGGAGGAGGAGGGGTGGGCAGAGAGCTCGCCCAGAGGTTTGATAACCGCGGTGAAAACGTGGTAGTAGTTGACACTGACAAGAATAACTGCCAGATGGTCATGAATCTGGGTATAAAAGCAGTTAATGGTGATGGTAACGATATTAATGTACTTGAAAAGGCAGGAATTAGACATGCAAAGTACATTATAGCAACAACAGATCGAGATAACGTCAACCTGCTGGCATGCCAGATCGCAAAAAGTAAATTCGGATTTTCAAGTGATATGCTGGTTGCCAGGGTAAATGATCCTAATAATGTGCAATTATTTTCTGAGATGGGCATACGGTCTATGAGTCCGGTAATATCTGCTGCCATCATCCTGGAGAACATGGTAGGGCGGCATGACCTGTTCACAATGTGCGAAGTAGGTACCCAGGGAGATATAATCGAAATCGAGGTAAACAATCCGAAAGTTATCGGAAAAGCCATTAAAGAAGTTGATCTTCCCAAAGACAGCCTGATAGTTCTGGTAAGACGTGGAGATCAATCAATCATAGCCCATGGGAATACTGTCATAGAAGAAGGGGACAATGTTACAATTATTGGCCAGGCAGGAGCGGCTTCAGAAGCAGCCAGTATAGTGCAATGA